From the genome of Streptomyces sp. NBC_01341, one region includes:
- a CDS encoding serine/threonine-protein kinase has protein sequence MSEAEQAQEPQRDKDGRLLAGRYRLGDVLGRGGMGTVWRAADETLGRTVAVKELRFPSSIDEDEKRRLITRTLREAKAIARIRNTSAVTVYDVVDEDDRPWIVMELIEGKSLAEVIREDGTLTPRRAAEVGLAILDVLRSAHREGILHRDVKPSNVLISEDGRVVLTDFGIAQVEGDPSVTSTGMLVGAPSYISPERARGHKPGPPADMWSLGGLLYASVEGRPPYDKGSAIATLTAVMTEPVEPPEHAGGLEEVIYGLLARDPDQRLDDAGARVLLNAVINAPEAPVTPPAERTQVMALPVTGDTKGGRSGDKRDKGEAGSGTGKPAAAGAAAGSGSAAGAVAPAGQATGNAATAGLSGTTEGTRDRLRGALKSVRNAKSPAPSRATGTTAASASVAGPAGRPGQARASLTDVVPRRTLAIIAGVVVLAILGTVLALTLGDGDAGGDGAKGDTSASAGAAGGSGTEPAGGGSGKDDAAEDGGKDGQGEDKGQASGGPSPSPSPQTGEPAPDPDALPAGFKKVTNKQFHFSMAMPGNFRFDKIAGANSGAIYNAGGGFPRVQVDYNSSPRNDAAAAWAGAVASAKSLSDGYQHIGIKKVEYKGYPTVADWEFTRNQQGMRVRVLNRGFKADATHGFSIMISCKASEWDGKECKALRDTAFATFEPTD, from the coding sequence ATGTCGGAGGCGGAGCAGGCACAGGAGCCCCAACGGGACAAGGACGGGCGTCTCCTCGCGGGGCGCTACCGGCTCGGGGATGTGCTCGGCCGGGGCGGCATGGGCACGGTCTGGCGGGCTGCCGACGAGACGCTGGGCCGCACGGTCGCGGTCAAGGAACTGCGGTTCCCGTCCTCCATCGACGAGGACGAGAAGCGCCGTCTGATCACGCGCACCCTGCGCGAGGCGAAGGCGATCGCGAGGATCCGCAACACCAGCGCGGTCACGGTCTACGACGTCGTCGACGAGGACGACCGGCCGTGGATCGTCATGGAACTCATCGAGGGCAAGTCCCTCGCCGAGGTGATCCGGGAGGACGGGACGCTCACCCCGAGGCGGGCGGCCGAGGTCGGCCTGGCCATCCTCGACGTGCTGCGCTCGGCGCACCGCGAGGGCATCCTGCACCGGGACGTGAAGCCGTCGAACGTGCTGATCTCCGAGGACGGCCGGGTCGTCCTGACCGACTTCGGGATCGCGCAGGTCGAGGGCGACCCCTCCGTCACCTCGACGGGCATGCTCGTCGGCGCCCCTTCCTACATCTCCCCGGAGCGTGCTCGCGGACACAAGCCGGGCCCGCCCGCCGACATGTGGTCGCTGGGTGGACTGCTGTACGCGAGCGTCGAGGGCCGTCCGCCCTACGACAAGGGCTCCGCCATCGCCACCCTGACGGCCGTGATGACCGAGCCGGTCGAACCGCCGGAGCACGCGGGCGGGCTGGAGGAGGTCATCTACGGCCTGCTCGCCAGGGACCCCGACCAGCGGCTGGACGACGCGGGCGCCCGCGTCCTGCTCAACGCGGTGATCAACGCTCCCGAGGCGCCGGTGACCCCCCCGGCCGAGCGCACACAGGTCATGGCACTGCCCGTGACCGGTGACACCAAGGGCGGCAGGAGCGGCGACAAGCGGGACAAGGGCGAAGCGGGGAGCGGCACCGGGAAGCCCGCGGCCGCCGGGGCCGCGGCGGGCAGCGGGTCTGCCGCAGGCGCCGTCGCTCCGGCGGGGCAGGCGACCGGCAACGCGGCCACGGCAGGCCTGTCCGGGACCACGGAGGGCACCCGGGACCGGCTGCGCGGCGCGCTGAAGTCCGTGCGCAACGCGAAGTCCCCGGCGCCCTCGCGTGCCACCGGCACCACAGCGGCCTCGGCCTCCGTCGCCGGTCCTGCCGGGCGGCCCGGCCAGGCCCGTGCCTCCCTCACCGACGTCGTGCCGCGCCGCACCCTGGCGATCATCGCCGGAGTCGTCGTGCTGGCCATTCTCGGAACGGTCCTCGCGCTCACCCTCGGAGACGGTGACGCGGGCGGCGACGGGGCGAAGGGCGACACCTCGGCGTCGGCCGGCGCCGCGGGCGGCAGCGGTACCGAGCCCGCGGGCGGCGGTTCGGGCAAGGACGACGCCGCCGAGGACGGCGGAAAGGACGGTCAGGGGGAGGACAAGGGACAGGCGTCCGGCGGCCCCTCACCGTCGCCCTCCCCGCAGACCGGCGAACCGGCCCCGGACCCCGACGCCCTGCCCGCCGGCTTCAAGAAGGTCACCAACAAGCAGTTCCACTTCTCCATGGCGATGCCCGGGAACTTCAGGTTCGACAAGATAGCGGGAGCCAACTCGGGCGCCATCTACAACGCCGGCGGCGGTTTCCCGCGTGTCCAGGTCGACTACAACTCCTCGCCCAGGAACGACGCGGCGGCAGCCTGGGCCGGAGCGGTCGCGAGCGCCAAGAGCCTCAGCGACGGCTACCAGCACATCGGGATAAAGAAGGTCGAGTACAAGGGCTACCCCACCGTCGCCGACTGGGAGTTCACGCGCAACCAGCAGGGGATGCGGGTCCGGGTGCTCAACCGGGGCTTCAAGGCGGACGCCACCCACGGCTTCTCGATCATGATCAGCTGCAAGGCCTCCGAGTGGGACGGCAAGGAGTGCAAGGCGCTGCGCGACACGGCGTTCGCCACGTTCGAGCCCACCGACTGA
- a CDS encoding serine hydrolase domain-containing protein: MPISRALLVAPLVLCLLALGSTSLPSEPHLTPASSYLPRLVVEGRAPAAAFLARHNTPGHSGLYDSEGTGIRVADRFRAGSITKSFVATVVLQLAAEGALRLDDSVEEHLPGVVRGHGNSGALITLRALLTHTSGLYDYTAALPAADPALTGVAGPSAQPLSPAAAVRTAVAHPPAAARGSYAYSSTNYVLLGMVVQRVTGHTYGTEIRRRIIVPLRLTGTSLPGARTTLPLPHSRAYHRAGDGTLRDVTSLDPRVGGAAGELVSTLDDLDHFYAALLGGRLLAPAQLSALLDTRAAGGSYGMGIHSQKLSCGTTVWGHRGRITGSYVRSAATRDGRHVFTFRVNTDTPPARSLETALLEAEFCARRLF; encoded by the coding sequence ATGCCGATTTCCAGGGCGCTGCTCGTCGCCCCGCTGGTGTTGTGCCTACTCGCGCTGGGATCCACCAGCCTGCCCAGCGAACCACACCTCACGCCCGCATCGTCCTACCTCCCGCGGCTCGTCGTCGAGGGCCGCGCCCCGGCGGCCGCCTTTCTGGCACGTCACAACACCCCTGGACACAGCGGTCTCTACGACTCCGAGGGGACCGGAATCCGTGTCGCCGACCGTTTCCGGGCGGGCAGCATCACGAAGTCCTTCGTCGCGACGGTCGTCCTCCAACTCGCCGCGGAGGGTGCGCTCCGGCTGGACGACAGCGTCGAGGAACACCTGCCGGGAGTGGTCCGCGGCCACGGGAACTCCGGTGCCCTCATCACCCTGCGCGCCCTGCTCACCCACACCAGCGGCCTCTACGACTACACGGCTGCCCTGCCCGCCGCCGACCCCGCCCTCACGGGAGTCGCCGGCCCGTCCGCCCAGCCGCTGAGCCCCGCCGCCGCCGTCCGCACCGCCGTCGCCCACCCTCCGGCGGCGGCTCGCGGCTCGTACGCGTACTCCAGCACCAACTACGTCCTTCTCGGCATGGTCGTCCAGCGCGTCACCGGGCACACGTACGGCACCGAGATCAGGCGCCGCATCATCGTCCCGCTCCGGCTGACCGGTACGTCGCTGCCCGGCGCCCGCACCACCCTGCCCCTCCCCCACTCGCGCGCCTACCACCGCGCCGGGGACGGGACGCTGCGCGACGTCACGTCCCTCGACCCACGCGTCGGCGGGGCCGCCGGGGAACTGGTCTCCACCCTGGACGACCTCGACCACTTCTACGCGGCGCTGCTGGGCGGCCGCCTGCTGGCGCCCGCCCAGTTGTCCGCACTTCTCGACACCAGGGCCGCCGGGGGTTCGTACGGCATGGGGATCCATTCGCAGAAGCTCTCCTGCGGCACGACCGTCTGGGGGCACAGAGGACGCATCACAGGTAGTTACGTCCGGTCAGCCGCGACCCGCGACGGGCGGCACGTCTTCACCTTCCGGGTCAATACGGACACCCCGCCCGCCCGGTCGCTCGAAACGGCGCTCCTGGAGGCGGAGTTCTGCGCCCGGAGGCTCTTCTGA